The genome window GAGCATATGATTCAAGACTCTATAGTAAAGCAATTAAACCTAGACTTGGCATTTCTTAAGTAGTCTACCTATCCGCTAAGTGGCTATTACTCCTCTTGGTTTATCAAATAATTACCATAGAAAAAACCTGTATGAGGAATAATCAATCTTCGCCATACAGGTCTTTTCTGCTTTTTACATCAATAAATAAATTAAGCTACTATCTTATGGTCTTTATTATCTTTATCTCTTTTCCCCCACCATGTTGCAAGAAGTGGGCCCGAGATATTATGCCATACACTGAATATAGCACTTGGTACAGCGGCAATTGGCTCAAAGTGAACAATAGCAAGCGATGCACCAAGACCAGAATTTTGCATCCCTACTTCGATAGAGATCGCTTTTTGATCTTTAAAATCAAGTCTTAATAACTTGGCTACTATATAACCAAATAATAATCCTAAACAATTATGTAATACAACTACAGCAAAAATTAAAAGACCGGAAGTAACTATGGATTCCTTATTAACAGCAACAACGGCCGCTGCCACTCCAACAATACCAATAACCGAAACGAGCGGTAAAGCTGCAACACTCTTGTCAACTTGTTTACTAAATAATAAACGAACAACCACACCTAAAACAATTGGAATTAATACGACTTTAACAATTGAAAGGAACATGTCCATGAATGATACCGGCAACCATTGACTTGCAAGTAAAAGGGTTAATGCTGGAGTTAAAATAGGTGCAAGCAATGTTGAAATTGCTGTGATTGTTACTGACAACGCCGTATTTCCCTTCGCTAAAAATGTCATAACATTTGATGCTGTTCCACCTGGACAACAACCAACTAATATTACCCCTACAGCGATTTCTGGCGGTAAATTGAATACATATGCAAGTCCAAATGCCGTTAATGGCATGATTGTATATTGCGCAACCACCCCAATAAGAACACTTTTCGGTGCTTGAAAAACCCCTTTAAAATCATTTACAGAAAGGGTAAGCCCCATCCCGAACATAATGATTCCTAGTAAAAGCGAAATATGTGGTGCAATCCAAGCAAATCCTTCTGGCATTAAGAAGCTAAGTACTGCAAAGATAATCACCCAAATCGCAAACGTACTTGTAGCAAAATTACTGATCTTACCTAATGTTTTCATTTCTGTGTCCTCCTGCTGATAACTGATAGTAATGAATAATTAGAATGCTTAAGATACTAGCAATATTCACCTAGTTATTTAATTAAAAATACTATCATAATTTAGAATTATATTCTAGTGCATTTATTAAAATAGTCGAAATAATAAGAGACATCTTCATATTTAGGAGATAGATTAATCGTAAATTGTATTGCTACACAATAAAAATGCAGTGTGCTAAACTAAAAGCAATGATGGTGGAAAGGAGGATTCACAGAAGTTGAATTCTGCGAAAACTAAAATGATGAAAATTAAAGTATCTGATAATGCACATAAATGGTTTAAAGAAGAAGTAGGCGTAGAAACAGGGAGAGCTGTTCGTTTCTATGGAAAAATATATGGGAGTACGGAGGTTCATGATAATTTTTCCGTTGCTATTCAGGTTACAGAACCATCCAGCGATCTATTAGGAGAAATTACGATTGATGGCATCACATATTTTGCAGAAAAGGCTGATGATTGGTTCTTTAGTGGATATGATTTTGAGGTTGATTATGATGAATCTACTGATGATGTAAAATATCACTTTATTTCACAAAAATCTTAAATAGCTAAGAAATGATTCACTCAATTAACAAGAGTGAACAGCTAGTTCGCTCTTGTTAATCTTTATTCTAATGTAAAATCAGAAAATACTGCAGCCGTCACTTTTTGCAAGTCATGTGGAGTTAGTTCAACTTGCATTCCCCTCTTTCCTGCTGAAACAATAATCGTTTTTATTGATTGTGCATTTTTTGCGATAAAAGTAGGAAAAGTCTTTTTCATGCCAATTGGTGAACAGCCACCGCGAATATACCCTGTCACTGATTCTAATTCCTTCATTGGCAGCATTTCCATCTTCTTATTGCCACTCAACTTTGCGAGAGCTTTTAAATCTAGCGTATTATTTGCTGGAATACACGCAACTGTAATTCCTGTTTTATCCCCTTTTGTGACAAGGGTTTTATAAATTTTTTCCACCGGCATCGCTACTTTTTCAGCGACAGTTACAGCGTCGATATGTTCTTCATTCCACGGGTACTCATGCACCACAAAAGCGATCTTTTCCTTTTCTAATATACGTATTGCATTTGTTTTATGTATTTTTTTCTTTTTCATTTTCATGCCTTCTTTGCAAATAATACTTCCGACGATTGTATCGTATAGAGTTTACACTTTCTCCATATAATTACTTTATGATAGACTAACATTTACAAATACTCACAGTCTCACTAATGTTGTGAGAAAGTTTTTTATACCTTCAAAAATACCTATGAAAGGTGAAAGGAGATCAACATGTTTAAAAAAATCATGAAACAAATCAAGCATCTTTCCCAAGGCAGCAGTGCGCGCAGACATGATCGTTATCGTCGAGATAGCAGTCATCATAGAAGTCACAGTCACTACCGTCATGACAGCAGTGACCGAAGACATCGCTATTACCGCGATAGCAGTAGCAGCCGGAGAAAAAATTATTATCGTCGAGGCAGCAGCAGTAGCAGAAGATTCAATTCTTATCCACTGAGTGGAAGTGACCGTTACAAAAGAAGAGGTCGAAGAAGCAGCAGTTAATTTATTCCTGATTAACTGCTTTGATTGCCGCATGGAGGTCTGCTGAGATCTCCTTAATACTCATATAGGGTTTTTCTATTTTCAATAATCTCTTGAGCAAACGAATACTTTCCTCCGTCAATGAAAGTTCTTCTGTCCATGGGAGGGCTTTTTTATTCTTCGCTTCATATGTTGAATAAAATAAGAACAACAGGATATCTCCAAGGTCAAAGTAGTCTTGCTGTTTCATTTCAAGAATCAATTCTTTGTTTTTATTAGAGGGGTTATTTGAATCTGCCTGCATTGCCAAGCCAAAATCAATTAAATAAGGATAATTATTTTTCAGTAATATATTGGGAATCCTTAGATCTTGATGGTAAATATCTCTCTCATGAAGATATGCTACCAATGCAAGCAGTTGAGCGAGAAAAAATAATGATTCTCCTTCATCAAACGTCTTCTTATTTGAAAAAAGCTGCTCGTCAAGGTCGTCACCATCAATGAATGTCATTGCATAAAAATAATTTCCTTCTATTAAAAACGCTTCGTAAAGCATTGGCATATATTCATGATCAAGCTTACGTAATATAGAGATTTCATTTTTGAATAGCTTAATTTCACTTTTACTACGACGCTTACTTGGTCGAAGCTGCTTGATAACTAGATTATCATCTGTTCTTGAATCTTTACACAGATAAACAATGCCATAGCTGCCGGAGCTGATAATCCGCCGTACCTCATAGCAATCATTGATAGCTTCTCCTATTTTAAATGGTCGATCAATAAAAAACTGATAGATTTTTCTTAAGGAACGTAAAATGGAAATAACCTTCACCTTTTCATTTCAAAAGTTTACTTGCAAAATTTTACTCTGGATACTGCTTTTGTGTATATGCTACCGTTTCGCTGATTAATGTTTTCAATACTTCTACATCAATATCCGCTAATTTATTTATGTATACACAAGCCTTTCCGACTGTATGTTTACCGAACTGCTTGAGCAATTCTTCTCTCCGGTGTTCGTCCATCATTAAATACAAGCTGATTTTTGCTTTACGAGGAGAATAGCCAACGAGTGCTGCTTCTCCTTCATGACCAGAATCATATTTATAATGATACGATCCAAAGCCAATAATACTCGGTCCCCACATTTTTGCTTCAAATCCAGTTGTTTCCGTAAAAATATCCAATAATTTATAGGCATCCTCACGTTTCTTTGGACTATCCACACTTTCAATAAACTCGATTACACTATTATTCGTTTCTTTTGTTTTAAGTTCGTACATAATGCCTATCCCTCCCCTATATTTGTCGAAAAATCGATTATTTTGGATTGCTTTATTATTCTACTTACTTCTTTATTTTAATCGAGAACTCTGAATAATACCAATTCCTCCAAAGAAACCTGCATAAATAATGAAGGGTAGCCCAATTCTATCAATAGTAGTGCACACAGAGTGAACAATTGAACTACTATATTAATACTAGATTGCTTTATACCTAACATTCAGCCATAAATTCATAGATTTCCTCTGCGTTCGTTAACCTTAAGCCTTACTACACGTTGAAAAGCTGGTGTTAGCAAATACCCAACATACACACCGAACATATTTAGGATCAGATCATCAATATCCATGCTACCTCGCCGGGTAATATATTGAAAGAGTTCTATCATACTAATGAACAATAATGGCAGCAAAAACTGCATAATCTTTTTCAGCCGATTCATCATAATAACCAGCCCATATGGTACAAACAATCCAATATTTGCAGCTAGATTGTAAAACGCAACAAGCGGCCTTACATCCTCTGTCAAAAAAAAGCTGATTGTCGAAAACGGAAGCAAGTTCCAATTATCATAAACCTGCTCACTTGGTCTGAAGAATAACAACAAGAATAGACATAGCGAATAGATAATAAGAAGTAGATTCAACAGCCACCTAGGAATCAAGATTATATCTTTTCTAATAAAAAATACTAGAAAGAATACTAACGCTGTCATGCACATCCATAACACTGCGATGACAACCGAGTGTAAATAAGAAAAAAGTTGAAAAAATACTGGTAGACAAATAATAAAGAGAAGCTGTGAAAAAATAATTGCTAAATAGACTGTTCCTCTCATAGATTAAACCCCTTGAATAACATGTTAGCTTTGCTTTCCTTATTATACTTTTTTAGAACTAAAAAGGAAAACCATACTTTATTGAAAAAGTATGGAATAATTATTTAATATTTCCGAAGTAAGGATGGTTTCTTATCAAACCATTCTTTCCTGATAATGTGGTGTATCTTAGAAAATATTGATTCAACATTTTGTGTCGAATTAGCGAGTACCCTAACCGAGAATCCCTTTACCGATAACATAGATAATCCTATCTTATATTTCGCTGTATCTAAATTTACAGCTTCATATAGCCGCTCCAATAACTCTGCATTCGTTTGCTCGCCTACTACTATCATCGATCCTAAATGGGAGAATCCTTCCATAAATCCAAGTTCTTTTATTCTTTGATCAGCAGGTGTTAATTTAATATGATCATAGACGACTAACGCACCATCAAAATAGATTTCATTGATTAATTGGAGCTTATCATAGCTAAACTTTTCCCCCTCAGGTGACCAGCCTGGCGTAAGCACATCTGTATAGAATAAGGTCGCTCCCTCCTCCATATGAATCCGATTGATTTGTTTATATTTCGCGTCACGATAAGCAATTAACGGATCAGGAATATATTCTAGCAGGCTTCCCGCTTTTAAGTTAATTTCCGTTTCTTGATACGCTTCTTTGAACGGTGTTTTATATACTTTCGTAGCGGATTGGGTAGTTAAAATTAAAGATGCATTCTCTTCAAGCGAAATCGAAATTCGGTAGCGATCTCCATTCAAATAGCCGCCACCAGGGTTCAATATATAATAACAAACCTGACCAGAATCATCATGATAAACGGGACGCATCACTTTTAAAGCACCTTGAAAATAGACATTCTTTGCTACTGATTTTCCAAGTCGATTTTCTATATCTAGACGCAATTCACCTGTCCACTCATGCATGCTCATTTAGCCCTTTAAGGAGTACATCTTTTTTTAGCCACTCTATTACTTGATCAAGCCCTGTTTCATCCTTTAAATTTGTAAACACGAAGGCTTTATCCCCACGAAAAACCTTTGTATCAGCAGCCATTACGTCAAGACTAGCACCAACAAACGGGGCTAAATCGGTTTTATTAATGATGAATAGGTCTGATTTAATCATTCCTTGTCCGCCTTTTCTTGGAATCTTCTCTCCTTGTGCCACATCGATTATATAAATGGAAAAATCAACGAGCTCTGGGCTAAACGTTGCAGCTAGATTGTCTCCACCACTTTCAACGAAGATAAGCTCGATATCAGGATTTTTCTCGATTAATTCATCAATTGCTGCGAAGTTCATCGAAGCATCTTCGCGAATTGCAGTGTGGGGACATCCGCCCGTTTCTACGCCAATAATCCTGTCTTGTTCTAGCACGCCATTCTTAATTAGAAACTTCGCGTCTTCCTTTGTATAAATATCATTCGTTACAACTGCCATGCTAATTTCATCTGCTAAATGCCGTGTTAATTTTTCAACTAGTAATGTTTTTCCAGCGCCAACAGGTCCGCCAACGCCAATCTTAACAGGTTCCATATGTATAACTCCTCCATTTAAAAAATTTCATTCATTTCGTTTGATTTAATGCTATTTATATAAAGTGCGAACTAACTTAGGATGATATTTGCGTCCATGGCCGTGGCTCCAGAAATACACTACGCTTTCCGCGGGGAGCTGGTGAGCCTTCCTGCAGGAGTCTTCGTGTATTTCTCCCGCTAGGGTTGGTTGGGCGGTTATCTTTCTCTTTATAAAATGCGACGGTATTACCTCTCTTATCGCTGTTGATTGTAGCAGGGAACAGGAGGCTCCTGCGGGAAAAGCAACGACTGAGGATCTATCGGAAGTGGTCTTTTTCCGAAGGAGCAGACCGCGTTGCCCTCTGAATGCGCGACTGTCCGCAGCGGAAATCAACGTAGCTCATAGTTCACATTTTATATCAACGATTCATTACCTCTCCTTACCTAATAAAAGCCGATTATCAAGACATAAAAATTCGAATATTTACGCGTTCATGCTTCATTTGGGATAGCTCAAGTCCTGGTGAGATAATCCCAAAGTCATCCATCTTTAAGCCTTGAATTTTTTCAAGTGCTTTTACTAGCATCGGTTGGAATTGCTGAATCGTCCTCTGGCCTGCCGTTTGTCCTAATGGAATTGCGCGAACTGCATTTTGTACTAGTGTTGTCAGATTGGAATAGAGATAATAAAGCGTCGTTTCCCGCCCGGAAACCTGAAGATGATGCCCAATCATTGTAAAGACAATGGCTGGATGACCATACGACAGCTTCTTCTTTATTCTTTCTTGATATTGAGTAATAACCGGCACGTTATATAAGGATTCAACAAGATTCAGCATCCGCTCACCTATTCTTTGTGTTCCTTCTCTTGTTTCTCGCGGAAGATTTTGCACTGTCAGCATTCGATCAAGCTGCCATACTTCCTCTAGCTGATTCTTTTCAAGCGCCTGATAAATAATTCGAGTAGCAAGTCCATCTGCATAGACAAGCTGTTCATTTAAATAAACATCAAGCCACTTGGAAAATGTGGCTTGATTATTTACTTTTCCTTCTTGAATATACGTTTCTAACCCATATGAATGACTAAATGCACCTGTTGGAAAATTAGAATCACACAACTGAAATAATGCTAGTGCTGGATTAATCATGACTATGCCCTATATGACGAAATCCTTGTTTTACTTTACGATCCTCACGTCGATAAGGGATTTGCAATTCATCCAGTAATTCAGCAACAAGATAATCATATTGTACGAGCATGTCATTCCCTTCAAATTGGGCAGGTAAATGGCGATTTCCAAGCTGATGGGCAATAATTCCCATCTCTGTGATGCTCTTTGGACTGATAATAAGCAAATCATCCATTAACACATCAACGATAATCATGTTATTTTCATCCATAAAAAGTACATCGCCAGCAACTAAATCGCGTGTTTCTTTCAACCGAATCCCAAGTTCCTTCCCATGGTCTGTGGTAACTCGTTGAATCCGTTTCATTAAATCGTCACTTTCTAAATATACTTTTTCTTTATGTCGTCTTTCAATTTCTTCCTGTGACATCTGCTCAATATTTGTTATTACACGCTCAATGATCAATGCTTTCACCTCAAAATAAGAAATATCGCTGTCCCATCGGTAATTTATCAACAGGTTCACATGTAATTAGTTCCCCATTCACCCTTACCTCGTAAGTTTGTGGGTCTACCGTGATTTCTGGAGTTTCGGCGTTTAGTTTCATCGATTTTTTTGTCAAATTCCTAATTCCATGTACCGGGAGGATTTGCTTTTGCAATCCTAATTTCTCATGAACTTTATCATCGAAAGCAGCTTGAGAAATGAAGGTAATCGAGCTCTTCGATAATGCTTTCCCTGTTGTTGCATACATTGGCCGATATATGATTGGCTGTGGTGTTGGTATCGATGCATTGGCATCCCCCATTAAGGATTGTACCATCAAACCATTTTTCAAAATCAGCTCTGGTTTCACCCCGAAAAAGGCAGGATTCCAAAGAACGAGGTCGGCAATCTTTCCTACTTCAATCGATCCAACATGCTCGGAAATTCCGTGCGTAATTGCTGGATTGATCGTATATTTTGCAACATATCGTTTCACACGATTATTATCAGAGTACTCGCTATCTCCCTGCATTGTACCGCGTTGCTGTTTCATTTTATTTGCGGTTTGCCATGTACGGAGAATAACCTCACCAACACGCCCCATTGCCTGCGCATCCGAGCTTACCATACTAAATACACCCATATCTTGAAGAATATCCTCTGCGGCAATCGTTTCTTTTCGGATTCGCGAATCAGCGAAAGCAATATCTTCCGGAACAGATGGATTTAAATGATGACAAACCATCAGCATGTCAAGATGTTCATCGACTGTATTGACTGTATATGGCAAAGTAGGATTCGTTGAGGATGGAAGAACATTCATAAAGCTTGCTGATTTAATTAAATCTGGCGCATGTCCTCCCCCTGCCCCTTCCGTATGATACATATGAATGACACGATCTTTAATCGCCGCTATCGTATCTTCCATGAATCCTCCTTCGTTTAGCGTATCGGCATGTACGGCAACTTGCACATCATATTTATCCGCAACTGTTAGCGCATGGTCGAGTGCAGATGGTGTAGCTCCCCAGTCTTCATGGACTTTTAAGCCAATTGCTCCAGCACGCACTTGTTCCGCTAATGGTTCCTCTGCTGCCGCTTGTCCCTTCCCTGTAAAGCCAACGTTAATAGGTAATCCCTCCGCCGCTTCAAGCATGCGATGCATATTCCATTCACCAGGGGTAACAGTTGTCGCCCTCGATCCAGCGGTCGCACCAGTACCACCACCAATCAAAGTAGTAAGTCCAGCTGTAAGGGCAACATCAACCTGTGCAGGATTGATAAAATGCACATGCGTATCTATTCCACCGGCTGTTAAGATCATCCCTTCACCAGCTATAACATCTGTTGAAGCACCGATCACAATATCGACATTATCCATTACGAGTGGATTTCCCGCTTTACCAATGCCAGAAATTTTTCCATCACGAATTCCAATGTCGGCCTTATAGATTCCAGTGTAATCCAAAATTACTGCATTTGTGATCACAGTATCTGGAACACCATCTTTGCGTGTGACAAGGGGATGCTGCCCCATTCCGTCACGAATGACCTTTCCGCCCCCAAAGACAACCTCTTCACCATAGGTAGTAAAGTCTTTTTCTACTTGAATTACTAAATCTGTATCTGCTAAACGAATGGAATCACCCGTAGTCGGACCATACATTTGTGCATATTGTTTTCTCGTCATTTTAAAGCTCATTGTTCATTCCCTCTTTCCAATGGTCCATCCACTTTGTTATGAAACCCGTAAACCTTACGCTCTCCACCAAAATCAATTAATTCTACTTCCTTTTCATCGCCTGGTTCAAATCGAACTGCCGCACCTGCAGGAACATTAAGGCGTTTGCCATATGTATCTTCACGGTTAAATTGCAGTGCATCATTCACTTCGTAAAAATGATAATGTGAACCAATTTGGATTGGTCTATCACCAGTGTTTGTTACGAATACCTTTGATGCTTCCCTTCCTGCATTGCAAATAATCTCTTCTTCTTTTAAAAATAATTGTCCGGGTTCCATCTGTTCATTCCTCCTGTTGTTTTTTTACCTAATAGGACTATGTACTGTTACTAATTTCGTACCATCCGGAAAGGTTGCCTCTACCTGCACATCGTCAATCATTTCAGGAATGCCGTCCATGACATCTTCTCTTTTTAAAATCGTTGCACCATATTCCATTAATTCTGCAACACTTCGCCCGTCTCTCGCACCTTCCAGCACTTCATAAGTAAGTAGTGCTACAGCCTCTGGATAGTTTAATCGCAAGCCACGCTCTTTCCTTCGCTTTGCTAAATCTGCTGCCACTACGATCATCAGCTTATCTATTTCCCGCGGTAATAATTGCATTTTAAGCCTCCATATATTCGATTAATAATTTTTTTGGACAGAACATTTATAAGCTTTTCCAGTTCTTGCATTTTTAAACAATATTTATTAATGAATAAATCCTTCTTTTAATATATTTTGGAATTGACCTTCTGTTTTTGGGA of Oceanobacillus zhaokaii contains these proteins:
- the ureB gene encoding urease subunit beta — its product is MEPGQLFLKEEEIICNAGREASKVFVTNTGDRPIQIGSHYHFYEVNDALQFNREDTYGKRLNVPAGAAVRFEPGDEKEVELIDFGGERKVYGFHNKVDGPLERGNEQ
- a CDS encoding HesB/YadR/YfhF family protein, which gives rise to MNSAKTKMMKIKVSDNAHKWFKEEVGVETGRAVRFYGKIYGSTEVHDNFSVAIQVTEPSSDLLGEITIDGITYFAEKADDWFFSGYDFEVDYDESTDDVKYHFISQKS
- a CDS encoding urease accessory protein UreD — encoded protein: MHEWTGELRLDIENRLGKSVAKNVYFQGALKVMRPVYHDDSGQVCYYILNPGGGYLNGDRYRISISLEENASLILTTQSATKVYKTPFKEAYQETEINLKAGSLLEYIPDPLIAYRDAKYKQINRIHMEEGATLFYTDVLTPGWSPEGEKFSYDKLQLINEIYFDGALVVYDHIKLTPADQRIKELGFMEGFSHLGSMIVVGEQTNAELLERLYEAVNLDTAKYKIGLSMLSVKGFSVRVLANSTQNVESIFSKIHHIIRKEWFDKKPSLLRKY
- a CDS encoding protein kinase domain-containing protein → MKVISILRSLRKIYQFFIDRPFKIGEAINDCYEVRRIISSGSYGIVYLCKDSRTDDNLVIKQLRPSKRRSKSEIKLFKNEISILRKLDHEYMPMLYEAFLIEGNYFYAMTFIDGDDLDEQLFSNKKTFDEGESLFFLAQLLALVAYLHERDIYHQDLRIPNILLKNNYPYLIDFGLAMQADSNNPSNKNKELILEMKQQDYFDLGDILLFLFYSTYEAKNKKALPWTEELSLTEESIRLLKRLLKIEKPYMSIKEISADLHAAIKAVNQE
- the ureE gene encoding urease accessory protein UreE, producing the protein MIIERVITNIEQMSQEEIERRHKEKVYLESDDLMKRIQRVTTDHGKELGIRLKETRDLVAGDVLFMDENNMIIVDVLMDDLLIISPKSITEMGIIAHQLGNRHLPAQFEGNDMLVQYDYLVAELLDELQIPYRREDRKVKQGFRHIGHSHD
- a CDS encoding VanZ family protein, which produces MRGTVYLAIIFSQLLFIICLPVFFQLFSYLHSVVIAVLWMCMTALVFFLVFFIRKDIILIPRWLLNLLLIIYSLCLFLLLFFRPSEQVYDNWNLLPFSTISFFLTEDVRPLVAFYNLAANIGLFVPYGLVIMMNRLKKIMQFLLPLLFISMIELFQYITRRGSMDIDDLILNMFGVYVGYLLTPAFQRVVRLKVNERRGNL
- the ureC gene encoding urease subunit alpha, whose amino-acid sequence is MSFKMTRKQYAQMYGPTTGDSIRLADTDLVIQVEKDFTTYGEEVVFGGGKVIRDGMGQHPLVTRKDGVPDTVITNAVILDYTGIYKADIGIRDGKISGIGKAGNPLVMDNVDIVIGASTDVIAGEGMILTAGGIDTHVHFINPAQVDVALTAGLTTLIGGGTGATAGSRATTVTPGEWNMHRMLEAAEGLPINVGFTGKGQAAAEEPLAEQVRAGAIGLKVHEDWGATPSALDHALTVADKYDVQVAVHADTLNEGGFMEDTIAAIKDRVIHMYHTEGAGGGHAPDLIKSASFMNVLPSSTNPTLPYTVNTVDEHLDMLMVCHHLNPSVPEDIAFADSRIRKETIAAEDILQDMGVFSMVSSDAQAMGRVGEVILRTWQTANKMKQQRGTMQGDSEYSDNNRVKRYVAKYTINPAITHGISEHVGSIEVGKIADLVLWNPAFFGVKPELILKNGLMVQSLMGDANASIPTPQPIIYRPMYATTGKALSKSSITFISQAAFDDKVHEKLGLQKQILPVHGIRNLTKKSMKLNAETPEITVDPQTYEVRVNGELITCEPVDKLPMGQRYFLF
- a CDS encoding bile acid:sodium symporter family protein, translated to MKTLGKISNFATSTFAIWVIIFAVLSFLMPEGFAWIAPHISLLLGIIMFGMGLTLSVNDFKGVFQAPKSVLIGVVAQYTIMPLTAFGLAYVFNLPPEIAVGVILVGCCPGGTASNVMTFLAKGNTALSVTITAISTLLAPILTPALTLLLASQWLPVSFMDMFLSIVKVVLIPIVLGVVVRLLFSKQVDKSVAALPLVSVIGIVGVAAAVVAVNKESIVTSGLLIFAVVVLHNCLGLLFGYIVAKLLRLDFKDQKAISIEVGMQNSGLGASLAIVHFEPIAAVPSAIFSVWHNISGPLLATWWGKRDKDNKDHKIVA
- a CDS encoding urease accessory protein UreF, with amino-acid sequence MINPALALFQLCDSNFPTGAFSHSYGLETYIQEGKVNNQATFSKWLDVYLNEQLVYADGLATRIIYQALEKNQLEEVWQLDRMLTVQNLPRETREGTQRIGERMLNLVESLYNVPVITQYQERIKKKLSYGHPAIVFTMIGHHLQVSGRETTLYYLYSNLTTLVQNAVRAIPLGQTAGQRTIQQFQPMLVKALEKIQGLKMDDFGIISPGLELSQMKHERVNIRIFMS
- a CDS encoding DUF1801 domain-containing protein — translated: MYELKTKETNNSVIEFIESVDSPKKREDAYKLLDIFTETTGFEAKMWGPSIIGFGSYHYKYDSGHEGEAALVGYSPRKAKISLYLMMDEHRREELLKQFGKHTVGKACVYINKLADIDVEVLKTLISETVAYTQKQYPE
- the ureG gene encoding urease accessory protein UreG, which produces MEPVKIGVGGPVGAGKTLLVEKLTRHLADEISMAVVTNDIYTKEDAKFLIKNGVLEQDRIIGVETGGCPHTAIREDASMNFAAIDELIEKNPDIELIFVESGGDNLAATFSPELVDFSIYIIDVAQGEKIPRKGGQGMIKSDLFIINKTDLAPFVGASLDVMAADTKVFRGDKAFVFTNLKDETGLDQVIEWLKKDVLLKGLNEHA
- the ybaK gene encoding Cys-tRNA(Pro) deacylase produces the protein MKKKKIHKTNAIRILEKEKIAFVVHEYPWNEEHIDAVTVAEKVAMPVEKIYKTLVTKGDKTGITVACIPANNTLDLKALAKLSGNKKMEMLPMKELESVTGYIRGGCSPIGMKKTFPTFIAKNAQSIKTIIVSAGKRGMQVELTPHDLQKVTAAVFSDFTLE
- a CDS encoding urease subunit gamma, with the protein product MQLLPREIDKLMIVVAADLAKRRKERGLRLNYPEAVALLTYEVLEGARDGRSVAELMEYGATILKREDVMDGIPEMIDDVQVEATFPDGTKLVTVHSPIR